A stretch of Fusobacterium periodonticum ATCC 33693 DNA encodes these proteins:
- a CDS encoding metal ABC transporter permease, which produces MNEILKLFLSSYTFKVVTLGCTLLGIVSAIIGTFAVLKKESLLGDGISHSALAGICLAFLISGKKELYILLIGALVIGFLCIFLIHYIERNSKVKLDSAIALLLSTFFGLGLVLLTYLKKVPGAKKAGLNRFIFGQASTLIAKDIYLIIIVGLVLISLVILFWKEIKISIFQADYAKTLGIQSNKINFLVSTMIVVNVIIGIQIAGVILMTAMLVLPSVAARQWSKKLSVVTVLAAIIGGISGAMGSIISTLDASLPTGPLIILVSGIFVLISFLFSKKGIIARNYRIYTRNRKLRLQENKGDNI; this is translated from the coding sequence ATGAATGAAATATTAAAACTTTTTTTGAGTAGTTATACTTTTAAAGTTGTGACTCTTGGTTGTACACTTCTAGGGATAGTTAGTGCAATCATTGGAACTTTCGCAGTTTTAAAAAAAGAAAGTTTATTGGGCGATGGTATATCTCATTCAGCACTTGCTGGGATATGTCTAGCCTTTTTAATAAGTGGAAAAAAAGAATTATATATACTTTTAATTGGAGCATTAGTGATAGGTTTTCTATGTATATTTTTAATTCATTATATAGAAAGAAATTCAAAAGTAAAATTGGATAGTGCCATTGCATTGTTACTATCAACTTTCTTTGGGCTTGGTCTAGTTTTACTTACGTATTTAAAGAAAGTTCCTGGAGCTAAAAAAGCAGGTTTAAATAGATTCATATTTGGACAGGCTTCAACTTTAATAGCAAAAGATATTTATCTAATAATTATTGTAGGTTTAGTGTTGATATCTTTAGTTATTCTTTTTTGGAAAGAAATAAAAATAAGTATATTCCAAGCTGATTATGCTAAAACACTTGGAATACAAAGTAATAAAATAAATTTTTTAGTTTCTACTATGATAGTAGTAAATGTTATTATTGGAATACAGATAGCGGGAGTAATTTTAATGACTGCAATGCTTGTTCTACCTTCTGTTGCCGCTAGACAATGGTCTAAGAAATTATCTGTTGTTACTGTATTAGCTGCAATAATTGGTGGTATTTCAGGAGCTATGGGAAGTATTATTTCTACACTTGATGCTTCTTTACCCACAGGACCTTTAATAATATTAGTATCTGGAATCTTTGTCTTAATAAGTTTTCTATTTTCTAAAAAAGGTATAATTGCAAGAAATTATAGAATTTATACAAGAAATAGAAAATTAAGATTACAAGAAAATAAAGGTGATAATATATGA
- a CDS encoding MATE family efflux transporter, whose translation MKKSYDMTKGKIWTTILSFSLPLLGASLIQQLYNTADMIFVGNFVGKEATGAVGASSLLFTCIIGLFTGVSIGVGVGVAQKIGSKDYDMASKVSHTAITFGIFGGIILTILGYFSAEFLLTIMKTPKEIMTDSVIYLKVYFLSMLPMILYNIGAGIIRSTGNSKTPFYILIIGGITNVLANYFFIVTLKKGVLGVAIATTLSQTLTALIVLTYLFKNKTIINFKTSELKIDFSLLKQILYFGLPAGIQSMLITFSNIIVQYYINGYGGDAVAAYATYFKLENFIWMPIVAIGQASMTFSGQNVGANNYQRVKKGAFVSILLSGGLSILLATIILTFSHTFMRIFIKNEDIIYLGSQIAFTTFPFYWLYSILEVLGSSLRGMGYSIVSMYVTTICLCAVRISLLYLISKFNFDFKSVAYVYPMTWFITASIFIIAFLKIINKKIKSN comes from the coding sequence ATGAAAAAGAGCTATGATATGACAAAGGGAAAGATTTGGACTACAATTCTATCTTTTTCTTTGCCGCTTTTAGGAGCTAGTTTAATTCAGCAATTATATAATACAGCAGATATGATTTTTGTTGGGAATTTTGTTGGAAAGGAAGCTACTGGTGCAGTTGGAGCAAGTAGTTTGTTATTTACTTGTATTATAGGCTTATTCACAGGTGTTTCAATCGGAGTTGGAGTTGGAGTTGCCCAAAAAATAGGTTCAAAAGACTATGATATGGCATCTAAAGTTTCACATACTGCTATAACATTTGGAATTTTTGGAGGAATAATTTTAACTATCTTAGGATATTTCTCTGCTGAATTTCTTTTGACGATAATGAAGACTCCAAAGGAAATAATGACTGACTCTGTTATTTACTTAAAAGTATACTTTTTAAGTATGTTACCAATGATTTTATACAATATAGGAGCAGGAATTATCCGTTCTACAGGAAACTCAAAAACACCTTTCTATATTTTAATTATAGGTGGAATAACTAATGTACTAGCAAATTACTTCTTTATAGTAACATTGAAAAAGGGTGTCTTAGGAGTAGCTATTGCAACAACTTTATCACAAACTTTAACAGCTTTAATAGTTTTAACTTACTTATTTAAAAATAAAACAATAATAAATTTCAAAACTTCAGAATTAAAAATAGATTTTTCTTTGTTAAAACAAATTCTATATTTTGGCTTACCTGCTGGAATACAGTCAATGCTAATAACTTTTTCAAATATAATAGTTCAATATTATATCAATGGTTATGGTGGAGATGCGGTTGCAGCCTATGCAACATATTTTAAATTAGAAAACTTTATTTGGATGCCAATAGTAGCCATAGGTCAAGCAAGCATGACTTTTTCAGGTCAAAATGTTGGAGCAAATAATTATCAAAGAGTTAAGAAGGGAGCATTTGTTTCTATACTTTTATCAGGAGGTTTAAGTATTCTTCTAGCCACAATAATTTTAACTTTCTCTCATACTTTTATGAGAATTTTTATAAAAAATGAAGATATTATTTATCTAGGAAGTCAAATAGCATTTACTACTTTTCCATTCTATTGGCTTTACTCAATATTAGAAGTTTTAGGAAGTTCTTTGAGAGGAATGGGATATTCTATAGTTTCTATGTATGTAACAACTATTTGTCTATGTGCAGTTAGAATCTCATTGCTTTATTTAATTTCAAAATTTAACTTTGATTTTAAATCTGTTGCCTATGTTTATCCAATGACTTGGTTCATAACAGCTAGTATATTTATTATTGCATTTTTAAAAATTATAAATAAGAAAATAAAAAGCAATTAA
- the rpoN gene encoding RNA polymerase factor sigma-54, which translates to MILEQKLNQSLKLSQSMKMSLNILEMSMLNLNNFIKNEFSNKFGVEVNYSKQETYNDDDRLEFSFPNEEENFFQILEGQLSYFNISKKIKDICIFIINNLNAKGYLEISKVEIKDILSTSDRELEEAFNIIHNLEPYGVGAYSLEECLKIQLEKKKIIDKKLNLLIDNFLYPLSDKKYDLIKEKLNIDETTLTKYIDIIKSLNPIPSRGYNTGKIRKIIPDIFVKQINNEITYEINQDLIPQINIKNNINDKEYKRLNEIIHCIEKRFNTLDKIIKIVLREQKDFFITEGKKMNVLKISELASELDLSSSTISRAIKEKYIKSDFGIISLRKLFNLSSTIFLCQKKIAEYIENEDRKKPYSDQDIVKLLENDGIKIARRTVSKYRIDLGYKSSSERKRSF; encoded by the coding sequence ATGATATTAGAACAAAAATTAAATCAATCTTTGAAATTATCTCAATCAATGAAAATGTCACTAAACATTTTAGAAATGTCAATGTTAAATTTAAATAACTTTATAAAAAATGAATTTTCAAATAAATTTGGAGTTGAAGTAAACTATTCAAAACAAGAAACTTATAATGATGATGATAGATTAGAATTTTCTTTCCCAAATGAGGAAGAAAATTTTTTTCAAATTTTAGAAGGACAGTTATCATATTTTAATATAAGTAAAAAAATAAAAGATATTTGTATTTTTATAATTAACAATTTAAATGCTAAAGGCTATTTAGAAATATCAAAAGTTGAAATTAAAGACATTTTATCTACAAGTGATAGAGAATTAGAAGAAGCTTTTAATATAATTCATAATTTAGAACCCTATGGAGTTGGGGCATATTCTTTAGAAGAATGTTTAAAAATTCAATTAGAAAAGAAAAAGATTATAGATAAAAAATTAAATTTGCTTATAGATAATTTCCTTTATCCTTTATCTGATAAAAAATATGACTTAATTAAAGAGAAATTAAATATTGATGAAACTACTTTGACTAAGTATATAGATATTATTAAGTCGTTAAACCCTATACCTAGCCGTGGTTATAATACTGGAAAAATTAGAAAAATTATTCCTGATATTTTTGTAAAACAAATAAACAATGAAATTACATATGAAATAAATCAAGATCTTATACCTCAAATAAATATAAAAAACAACATTAATGATAAAGAATATAAAAGATTAAATGAAATTATACATTGTATAGAAAAAAGATTTAATACTCTTGATAAAATTATAAAAATTGTTCTTAGAGAACAAAAAGATTTTTTTATCACTGAAGGTAAAAAAATGAATGTTTTAAAGATTTCTGAGCTCGCTTCCGAATTAGATTTAAGTTCATCTACTATATCAAGGGCAATAAAAGAAAAATATATAAAAAGTGACTTTGGTATAATTTCTTTAAGAAAATTATTCAATTTAAGTTCAACTATCTTTTTATGCCAGAAAAAAATTGCTGAATATATCGAAAATGAAGATAGAAAAAAACCATATTCTGACCAAGATATAGTGAAACTTTTAGAAAACGATGGTATTAAAATTGCCAGAAGAACTGTGAGCAAGTATAGAATAGATTTAGGTTATAAGTCCTCATCTGAAAGAAAAAGATCTTTTTAG
- a CDS encoding pyridoxal phosphate-dependent aminotransferase, whose product MRISEKALNMKYSAVRKLVPLATEAESKGVKVYRLNIGQPNIETPELFFEGLRNIPDHVIRYADSRGIKELLDQVIEVYSRDGHILKKEDIIVTQGGSEALTMAILAICNPDDEVLVPEPFYSNYKSFIDIAGAKIVPIATDITNDFALPKKEEIQKLISPKTKAILYSNPCNPTGKVYTKEEVELIADLALENDLFIIADEPYREFIYDDNDKHYSLLDIERAKENTIIIDSVSKHYSACGARVGFLISKNEEYMSYIMKFCQARLAAPTVEQYAVANLMKAPKEYFKEIKEIYNRRRDIIVNSLNRIEGVTCSAPKGAIYAFAKLPVDSSEEFCKWLLTDFRYDNSTVMLAPGEGFYETKGLGKQEVRFSFCVGEEDIEKAMKVLEEALKVYKK is encoded by the coding sequence ATGAGAATTTCAGAAAAGGCATTGAACATGAAATATTCGGCAGTTAGAAAATTAGTTCCTTTAGCTACTGAAGCTGAGAGTAAAGGAGTTAAGGTTTATAGATTGAATATAGGTCAACCTAACATAGAGACACCTGAATTATTCTTTGAAGGTTTAAGAAATATACCAGATCATGTTATAAGATATGCTGATTCTAGAGGAATAAAAGAACTATTAGACCAAGTAATAGAAGTTTATTCAAGAGATGGTCATATTCTTAAAAAAGAAGATATAATTGTAACACAAGGTGGAAGTGAGGCTTTAACAATGGCAATATTAGCTATATGTAATCCAGATGATGAAGTTTTAGTTCCAGAACCTTTTTATTCAAATTATAAAAGCTTTATAGATATAGCAGGAGCTAAGATTGTTCCTATAGCAACAGATATAACAAACGATTTTGCATTACCTAAAAAAGAAGAAATTCAAAAATTAATAAGTCCTAAAACAAAAGCTATTTTGTATTCAAATCCTTGTAACCCAACAGGTAAAGTTTATACAAAAGAAGAAGTTGAGTTAATAGCAGATTTAGCATTAGAAAATGACTTATTTATTATTGCAGATGAACCATATAGAGAATTTATCTATGATGATAATGATAAACATTATTCTTTATTAGATATAGAAAGAGCTAAAGAAAATACTATAATAATAGATAGTGTATCTAAACATTATAGTGCTTGTGGAGCTAGAGTAGGATTCTTAATTTCTAAAAATGAAGAATATATGTCATATATCATGAAATTTTGTCAAGCAAGACTTGCAGCACCAACTGTTGAACAATATGCAGTAGCTAATTTAATGAAGGCTCCAAAAGAATATTTTAAAGAAATAAAAGAAATCTATAATAGAAGAAGAGACATTATAGTAAATTCATTGAATAGAATAGAAGGAGTGACTTGTTCAGCACCTAAGGGAGCAATATATGCCTTTGCAAAATTACCTGTTGATAGCTCAGAAGAATTTTGTAAATGGCTACTAACAGATTTTAGATATGATAATTCAACAGTTATGTTAGCACCTGGTGAAGGTTTCTATGAAACAAAAGGGTTAGGTAAACAAGAAGTTAGATTTTCTTTTTGTGTTGGAGAAGAAGATATAGAAAAAGCAATGAAAGTGCTTGAAGAAGCATTAAAAGTATATAAAAAATAA
- a CDS encoding metal ABC transporter permease: protein MSAGLTIQLIAILISVACSLLGVFLVLRSMSMLTDAISHTVLLGIVLSFFITHKLDSPLLIVGATLTGLLTVYFVEVLSDSKLVKEDAAIGIVLSILFSIAVILISKYTANIHLDIDAVLLGEIAFAPFHTTEIFGFKIATGLVNGFAILVVNLLFITIFFKEIKISIFDKALALTLGLLPEVFHYLLMTLVSVTSVVSFDIVGATLMISFMVGPATTAYMISKNLKTMLVYSSLIGVISSIIGYHLAVFLDVSISGSIAVVIGIIFFIVLFGKKFKKYVKIEGA, encoded by the coding sequence ATGAGTGCAGGATTAACAATACAATTAATTGCTATCTTAATTTCAGTAGCTTGTTCACTCTTGGGAGTATTCTTAGTTCTAAGGTCTATGAGTATGCTTACAGATGCAATAAGTCATACAGTTCTATTAGGAATTGTGCTTTCATTTTTTATCACTCATAAATTAGATTCTCCTTTACTTATTGTAGGAGCAACTTTAACAGGACTTCTGACTGTTTATTTCGTTGAAGTATTAAGCGATAGTAAATTAGTAAAAGAAGATGCTGCAATAGGAATAGTTTTGTCTATTCTATTTAGTATTGCTGTTATTCTTATCTCTAAGTACACAGCAAATATACATTTGGATATTGATGCTGTTTTGCTTGGTGAAATAGCTTTTGCTCCTTTTCATACAACAGAAATTTTTGGTTTTAAAATTGCTACGGGTCTTGTAAATGGTTTTGCAATTTTAGTTGTTAATTTACTATTTATAACTATATTTTTTAAAGAAATTAAAATCTCAATTTTTGATAAGGCTCTAGCTTTAACACTAGGTTTGCTACCTGAAGTTTTTCACTATCTATTGATGACTTTAGTTTCAGTTACCTCTGTAGTTTCGTTTGATATTGTAGGTGCAACTCTTATGATTTCTTTTATGGTTGGACCTGCTACTACTGCCTATATGATTTCTAAAAATCTAAAGACTATGTTAGTATATAGTTCTTTAATTGGAGTTATTTCATCTATCATAGGTTATCATTTAGCAGTATTTTTAGACGTTTCTATTTCAGGTAGTATAGCAGTAGTGATAGGAATAATATTCTTCATAGTATTATTTGGAAAGAAATTTAAAAAATATGTTAAAATAGAAGGAGCTTAA
- a CDS encoding metal ABC transporter solute-binding protein, Zn/Mn family gives MKRIFKLLTIMMISLLVIACGEKKESGKIKVTTTLNYYTNLIEEIGGDKVEVTGLMKEGEDPHLYVATAGDVDKLQNADLVIYGGLHLEGKMTEIFDNLSNKYILNLGEQLDKNLLHKENENTYDPHVWFNTKFWAIQAKAVKDKLAEISPENKEYFESNLQAYLKSLDEATEYIQAKINEIPEESRYLITAHDAFAYFAEQFGLEVKAIQGVSTDSEIGTKQIEDLATFIVEHKIKAIFVESSVNHKSIEALQEAVKAKGGNVEIGGELYSDSMGDKENNTETYIKTIKANADTIANALK, from the coding sequence ATGAAAAGAATTTTTAAATTATTAACAATTATGATGATTTCTTTATTAGTTATTGCTTGTGGAGAGAAAAAAGAAAGTGGAAAAATAAAAGTAACTACAACTTTAAATTACTATACTAACCTAATTGAAGAAATTGGTGGAGATAAAGTTGAAGTAACAGGTCTTATGAAAGAAGGAGAAGATCCACATCTATATGTAGCAACTGCTGGCGATGTTGACAAATTACAAAATGCAGATTTAGTTATCTATGGTGGACTACATCTTGAAGGAAAAATGACAGAGATTTTTGATAATCTTTCTAACAAATATATTTTAAATTTAGGTGAACAATTAGATAAAAATCTTTTACACAAAGAAAACGAAAATACTTATGATCCACATGTATGGTTCAATACTAAATTTTGGGCTATACAAGCTAAGGCTGTTAAAGATAAGTTAGCTGAAATTTCTCCTGAAAATAAGGAATATTTTGAAAGTAATTTACAAGCTTATTTAAAATCTTTAGATGAAGCTACTGAATATATACAAGCTAAAATAAATGAAATTCCAGAAGAATCTAGATATTTAATCACTGCACATGATGCCTTCGCTTATTTTGCCGAACAATTTGGTTTAGAAGTAAAAGCTATACAAGGAGTTTCAACAGACTCTGAAATAGGTACAAAACAAATTGAAGACCTTGCAACTTTTATTGTTGAACATAAAATCAAAGCTATTTTTGTTGAATCATCTGTTAATCATAAAAGTATAGAAGCTTTACAAGAAGCTGTTAAAGCTAAAGGTGGAAATGTTGAAATAGGTGGAGAACTTTATTCAGATTCTATGGGAGATAAAGAAAATAATACTGAGACATACATTAAAACAATTAAAGCAAATGCTGATACTATTGCAAATGCTTTAAAATAG
- a CDS encoding metal ABC transporter ATP-binding protein — translation MNAIEIKNLTVAYGENIALEDLNLNIEVGSLMALVGPNGAGKSTLIKTILKFLKQITGEIKINAKTLAYVPQRNSVDWDFPTTLFDVVEMGCYGRVGLFKRVSKGEKQKVLKAIEQVGMLEFKDRQISELSGGQQQRAFIARALVQEADIYLMDEPFQGVDSTTEKSIVEILKQLKAEGKTIIVVHHDLQTVPTYFESVALINKAVIVSGKVSEVFTQENIDVTYRKI, via the coding sequence ATGAATGCAATTGAAATTAAAAATCTGACAGTTGCTTATGGAGAAAATATAGCACTAGAAGATCTTAATTTAAATATAGAAGTAGGAAGTTTGATGGCACTTGTTGGACCAAATGGTGCAGGTAAATCAACTCTTATAAAAACTATATTAAAATTTTTAAAACAAATAACAGGTGAAATAAAAATAAATGCTAAAACTTTAGCCTATGTTCCTCAAAGAAATAGTGTTGATTGGGATTTTCCAACAACACTATTTGACGTTGTAGAAATGGGTTGTTATGGAAGAGTAGGACTTTTTAAAAGAGTTAGTAAAGGGGAAAAACAAAAAGTCTTAAAGGCAATAGAACAAGTAGGGATGTTGGAGTTTAAAGATAGACAAATATCTGAACTTTCAGGTGGACAACAGCAAAGAGCTTTTATAGCTAGAGCTTTGGTACAAGAAGCTGATATTTATTTAATGGACGAACCTTTTCAAGGAGTGGATTCAACAACTGAAAAATCAATAGTGGAAATATTAAAACAATTAAAAGCTGAAGGTAAAACTATAATAGTTGTACATCATGATTTACAAACTGTACCAACTTATTTTGAGTCTGTTGCACTTATTAATAAAGCTGTTATTGTTAGTGGAAAGGTAAGTGAAGTTTTTACACAAGAAAATATTGATGTGACATATAGAAAGATTTGA
- a CDS encoding HipA domain-containing protein has protein sequence MGNIKKFILKSKDISLVRFEYKKEVIEDLGTIYTFFLEDINEEYRSLLPYSLEETALGLEKWISARKVPKNRQFVDEILDTLVDKASLKHPMDYIELSFGLSLNDSYWIVPDDGKEYLWKDFNLYSNKFSEILSLIAFTGYEKEITGLRTSPEYTTNGMLKKCWHKKDDGIYLMKGSGFEAANGGKEAYSEYYMSQVAKELGIDYIKYDLEKFQGQLVSSCLLATSEDYGYETIGNILRKNKIEFATLDAKIILEIKNIYKENFEQFEDMMLFDAIIGNTDRHLANFGMLKDNNTGELLKPFPVFDNGLSMLNHMTEDEITNKNYINQYNRERTNAFNQNFDEAMKLYSKDRHISKLIKLKNFKIEKHTKYNLDDKWIRGLENNIRSNAEKCLEFIKEKKNKKISELKSDL, from the coding sequence ATGGGTAATATTAAAAAATTTATATTAAAAAGTAAAGATATTTCATTAGTTAGATTTGAATATAAAAAAGAGGTAATAGAAGATTTAGGAACTATTTATACATTTTTTTTAGAAGATATAAATGAAGAATACAGGAGTTTATTACCATATTCTTTAGAAGAAACAGCTCTTGGTCTAGAAAAATGGATTTCTGCAAGAAAAGTTCCTAAAAATAGACAATTTGTAGATGAAATTTTAGATACTTTAGTAGATAAAGCTTCTTTAAAACATCCTATGGACTACATTGAATTATCTTTTGGCTTATCTCTTAACGATTCATATTGGATTGTTCCTGATGATGGGAAAGAATATTTATGGAAAGATTTTAATTTATATAGTAATAAATTTTCTGAGATTTTATCCCTTATTGCTTTTACAGGATATGAAAAGGAAATTACTGGATTAAGGACATCTCCTGAATATACAACAAATGGAATGTTAAAAAAATGTTGGCATAAAAAAGATGATGGAATTTATTTAATGAAAGGCTCTGGATTTGAGGCTGCCAATGGTGGAAAAGAAGCATACTCTGAATACTATATGTCCCAAGTTGCAAAAGAACTTGGAATAGATTATATAAAATATGATTTAGAAAAATTTCAAGGGCAATTAGTTTCAAGTTGTTTGTTAGCTACTTCTGAAGATTATGGTTATGAAACAATAGGAAATATTTTAAGAAAAAATAAAATTGAGTTTGCAACTTTAGATGCTAAAATTATTTTAGAAATAAAAAATATTTATAAAGAAAATTTTGAACAATTTGAAGATATGATGCTTTTTGATGCAATAATAGGAAATACAGATAGACATTTAGCGAATTTTGGAATGCTAAAAGATAATAATACTGGAGAACTTTTAAAACCTTTTCCAGTATTTGATAATGGTTTATCTATGTTGAATCATATGACTGAAGATGAAATAACTAATAAAAACTATATAAATCAATATAACAGAGAAAGAACAAATGCTTTTAATCAAAATTTTGATGAAGCTATGAAGTTATATTCTAAAGATAGACATATCTCAAAATTAATAAAGTTAAAAAATTTTAAAATAGAAAAGCACACTAAATACAATTTAGATGATAAATGGATAAGAGGTTTAGAAAACAATATTAGGTCTAATGCTGAAAAGTGTTTAGAATTCATAAAGGAAAAAAAGAATAAGAAAATATCTGAATTAAAAAGTGATTTATGA
- a CDS encoding YihY/virulence factor BrkB family protein, with protein MINLFENFKSKEFNTRNLKLMVKRAYEKYKGANSSFWVTSLSFYTILAIVPILAILVSLSSWFGAKDYIIDQIKDIAPLKGETLELLTDFSNNLLMDARSNVLAGVGFIFLGSTFIKMFSLIEESFNEIWHIKKSRSLIRKISDYISFFIFLPLLFITLNGLSLFFLSKIKDIGFLYYLIKNLLPLFSMTIFFTALFLVMPNTTVKVFPALVASIIVSVAFLMFQYIFILLQFLLIGYSTVYGSFSVIFIFIIWIRIFWFIVILGVHISYLIQNANFDINIENDAINISFNSKLYITLKVLEEMVNRYLNNLPPVSIEELRKVTTSSPFLIGNILDELIRGGYIVSSLDYSEKVFCITKNIEEIHLKEIYDFIANTGEEIFILQDGRISDGIEKIIIDKDYNRTLKSLGGEVAEKN; from the coding sequence ATGATAAATTTATTTGAAAATTTTAAATCTAAGGAATTTAATACAAGAAATTTAAAATTAATGGTAAAAAGAGCATATGAAAAATATAAAGGAGCTAATTCAAGTTTTTGGGTAACATCATTATCTTTTTACACAATTCTAGCCATAGTTCCAATATTAGCTATTTTAGTTAGTTTGAGTAGTTGGTTTGGAGCTAAAGATTATATAATAGATCAAATTAAGGATATAGCTCCATTAAAAGGAGAAACTTTAGAATTATTGACTGATTTTTCTAATAATTTGTTAATGGATGCAAGAAGTAATGTATTAGCAGGAGTTGGTTTTATATTCTTGGGATCAACATTTATAAAAATGTTCTCATTAATTGAAGAATCTTTTAATGAAATTTGGCATATTAAAAAATCAAGAAGTTTAATAAGAAAAATAAGTGATTATATTTCATTTTTTATTTTTTTACCATTATTGTTTATAACTCTAAATGGTCTTTCATTATTTTTCTTATCTAAGATAAAGGATATAGGATTTCTTTATTATTTAATAAAAAATCTTTTACCATTATTTAGTATGACTATATTTTTTACAGCACTTTTTTTAGTTATGCCAAATACAACAGTAAAAGTATTTCCTGCACTTGTAGCTTCTATAATAGTTTCAGTTGCTTTTTTAATGTTCCAGTATATCTTTATTTTATTACAATTTTTATTAATAGGCTATAGTACAGTATATGGAAGTTTTTCTGTAATATTCATATTTATTATTTGGATAAGAATATTTTGGTTTATAGTTATTTTAGGAGTTCACATATCTTACTTGATTCAAAATGCTAATTTTGATATAAATATAGAAAATGATGCTATAAATATAAGTTTTAATTCAAAATTATATATAACTTTAAAAGTTTTGGAGGAAATGGTTAATAGATATCTCAACAATTTACCTCCTGTAAGTATTGAAGAATTAAGAAAAGTTACAACTTCATCTCCATTTTTAATAGGAAATATACTGGATGAGCTTATAAGAGGAGGTTATATTGTAAGTAGCTTAGATTATTCTGAAAAAGTTTTCTGTATAACTAAAAATATTGAAGAAATACATTTAAAAGAAATATATGATTTTATAGCAAATACAGGGGAAGAAATCTTTATTTTACAGGATGGAAGAATTAGTGATGGAATAGAAAAAATTATAATAGATAAAGACTACAACAGAACATTAAAAAGTTTAGGAGGAGAAGTTGCAGAGAAAAATTAA
- the tnpA gene encoding IS200/IS605 family transposase, producing the protein MYSIQYHIVWCVKYRRKVLIDDIEKTLKELLIEISNENNIKIIEMETDLDHIHILIECSPQHFIPNILKIFKGISARKLFFKTSRDKKISYWNGHLWNPSYFVATVSENTEEQ; encoded by the coding sequence GTGTATTCAATTCAATATCATATAGTGTGGTGTGTAAAATATAGAAGGAAAGTATTAATTGATGATATTGAAAAAACTTTAAAAGAATTATTAATTGAAATTTCTAATGAAAATAATATAAAAATAATAGAAATGGAAACAGATTTAGACCATATTCATATATTAATTGAGTGTAGTCCTCAACATTTCATACCTAATATTTTGAAAATATTCAAAGGAATTTCTGCAAGAAAACTTTTTTTTAAAACATCCAGAGATAAAAAAATAAGTTATTGGAATGGACACTTATGGAACCCTAGTTATTTTGTTGCAACTGTTTCAGAAAATACTGAAGAACAATAA